The genomic segment CAGCAGGTCGTGGGTCATCCGAAGACCGCCGCAGGCGGGGCAGTTCCAGCCGGTGAGCAGCCGGAACGGACACGGCGGGAACAGTGAGCCGGGCCGGTGCGGGTCGGCGAAGCCGACGTAGGCGAGCGCACCGACGGCCAGCGCGCCCGTACCGATCCCGGTGTAGAGCCGGGTTGTGCGACGGTGGTGAACGTTATCCATCGCGCAGGGGGCGCCCCTGCGGGTCGCGGACCTTGTCGGTGAGGATCAGGATGCCGTCCACGATGCCCCAGACGACCGCACCGATCCCGCAGGTGACGAGGCCGACAAGGAGCTGGGCGATACCGAGGCCGGTGTAGCCGAGGTAGATGCGGCCGATCCCGACGAGGCCGAACAACCCGAGCAGTTGCAGCAGGCCGGCGACGACTTTGGATTTGTCCGACAGCGGTTCGCCGGTGACCGGATGACGCCCGAACGGCGCCGAGGGGTCGACGTAGCCACCCGGGCCCGGATACTGCGGCGGCATCGGGTAACTCGGCGGAGGAGCCTGGTAGTTGGGCGGCGGTACGCCCTCGGTGCCTCCGAACTGCGGCTCAGTCATGCCCAACAGCATGCCAGAGCGGGCGCAAACCCAGAAGAGTACGAATTTGTCGGTTCCGTCAGTTAACCGTACGGCGTGGCAATAACCTCACCGGTTATGAACCGGTACTTCTCGATCGCACTGAGCGCAGTGACGGCCGGCGCCATGGGGTTCGCCGGCGCCCCCACGGCCCATGCC from the Mycolicibacterium crocinum genome contains:
- a CDS encoding NINE protein yields the protein MLLGMTEPQFGGTEGVPPPNYQAPPPSYPMPPQYPGPGGYVDPSAPFGRHPVTGEPLSDKSKVVAGLLQLLGLFGLVGIGRIYLGYTGLGIAQLLVGLVTCGIGAVVWGIVDGILILTDKVRDPQGRPLRDG